A part of Acropora palmata chromosome 8, jaAcrPala1.3, whole genome shotgun sequence genomic DNA contains:
- the LOC141889982 gene encoding XIAP-associated factor 1-like encodes MEKELCENCGKEVPIANYQMHEAYCLRNIQPCSLCGMKISRSEEKEHIKEYHDEITCVDCGQKITRNEQESHLADECSQRTVSCEFCEILLPRERMREHKEFCGSRTEICQRCSCRVLIKQLKSHEKSCEGVSYCLVPCEFCTTMIAFDRLDTHQRQCMLEREGVQRNIPVLVENDDGSFSEIDENKTGSVARHFSHTVPHEGKEEKTIFALPCEFCGELYPSDRLMQHQEKCGSENESDLDEIVCTSGETELPEPHFRFIREQSSPVGIPFDHLTAGRSLNGIFRNFLLQNTLGNFDDGIWQSAVHGRNHQPFMHN; translated from the coding sequence ATGGAGAAAGAACTCTGTGAGAACTGCGGAAAAGAAGTACCTATAGCGAACTACCAAATGCACGAAGCTTACTGTCTACGAAATATTCAGCCTTGCTCCCTGTGTGGAATGAAGATATCAAGAagtgaagaaaaagaacacatTAAGGAGTATCACGATGAAATTACATGTGTAGATTGTGGACAGAAGATAACCAGAAACGAACAAGAAAGTCACCTGGCGGACGAATGCAGTCAGCGAACTGTTTCGTGTGAGTTCTGTGAAATTTTACTCCCACGAGAGAGAATGAGAGAGCATAAAGAATTCTGTGGATCTAGAACGGAGATATGTCAAAGATGCAGCTGTCGTGTTTTGatcaaacaattaaaatcCCACGAGAAATCCTGCGAAGGTGTAAGTTACTGCCTGGTGCCCTGTGAATTTTGCACGACGATGATAGCATTCGATCGACTCGATACTCATCAAAGACAATGTATGTTGGAAAGAGAAGGCGTGCAAAGAAATATCCCTGTTTTGGTCGAAAATGATGACGGTTCGTTTTCGGAGATCGACGAGAATAAGACCGGAAGTGTTGCGCGCCATTTCTCCCACACAGTTCCACatgaaggaaaagaagagaaaactaTTTTTGCGCTACCTTGTGAATTCTGCGGAGAGCTGTACCCGTCTGATCGACTCATGCAGCATCAAGAAAAATGCGGCAGTGAAAACGAAAGTGATCTGGATGAAATCGTCTGTACTTCCGGAGAGACAGAACTTCCGGAACCTCACTTCCGGTTCATTAGGGAACAAAGCTCCCCAGTTGGGATTCCATTTGATCACTTAACCGCTGGAAGATCTTTGAATGGAATTTTTCGTAATTTCTTATTACAAAACACACTTGGCAATTTTGATGACGGAATATGGCAATCTGCAGTGCATGGAAGAAATCATCAGCCATTTATGCACAACTAG
- the LOC141889985 gene encoding uncharacterized protein LOC141889985 yields MPKRSFPFDETPRLQLKTHIYVSHIEKEEIYARTLELMHEASVRLQKDKEEIKRNVPVEQEFKCRSCVQVKSEVPVACSFCEKNSCANCSRYCENCAGVFCTLCSITNYDERFERCFCLGCSEH; encoded by the exons ATGCCAAAAAGAAGTTTTCCCTTTGATGAAACTCCCCGGCTACAACTCAAGACTCACATCTATGTATCGCACATCGAGAAGGAAGAAATTTACG CAAGAACTCTAGAATTAATGCACGAGGCGTCAGTTCGTCTTCAAAAAGATAAAGAGGAGATAAAAAGGAACGTCCCTGTAGAGCAAGAGTTCAAATGCCGAAGCTGTGTACAAGTTAAGAGTGAGGTTCCTGTGGCATGCTCCTTCtgtgaaaagaattcttgtgCCAATTGCAGCCGGTATTGTGAAAACTGCGCTGGAGTCTTTTGCACTTTGTGCTCGATCACAAA ctaTGATGAGAGGTTTGAAAGATGTTTTTGCCTTGGATGTTCAGAACACTAA